In Prochlorococcus marinus str. MIT 1214, one DNA window encodes the following:
- a CDS encoding DUF2232 domain-containing protein: protein MTLDNKNFFKGRSLYKAPLSKRKALKIVEASYLAAATALIWIALYYLPIGGAVFRLALPLPLALLQIRRGVKTGIEGVTICVMLLTSLMGPLRGPLVLFPYGFLSLWLGYSWQRGWNWWLSWSVGVSIGTMGFLVRVFALSVLVGENLWVILTRAGASLLEKGIDIFNLSFTPDMRQVQIVALCLIITQEIVYVLCLHALAYWIFPRLKSSIPEPPALLENLLSLESN from the coding sequence TTGACGTTAGATAACAAAAACTTTTTTAAAGGCCGATCTCTGTATAAAGCTCCTCTTAGTAAGAGAAAAGCCTTGAAAATCGTTGAGGCCTCTTATCTTGCTGCTGCAACAGCTTTGATTTGGATAGCTCTTTATTATTTGCCTATTGGCGGAGCTGTTTTTCGTCTTGCTTTACCATTGCCATTAGCTCTTCTTCAGATTAGGAGAGGTGTTAAAACTGGTATTGAGGGAGTAACAATATGCGTAATGTTATTAACTTCTCTGATGGGTCCGCTTAGAGGACCTTTAGTTCTTTTCCCCTATGGATTTCTTTCCTTATGGCTAGGATATAGTTGGCAAAGGGGTTGGAATTGGTGGTTAAGTTGGAGTGTTGGAGTCTCAATTGGAACGATGGGTTTTCTAGTTAGGGTCTTCGCGTTATCTGTGTTGGTTGGTGAGAATTTATGGGTTATCCTTACTCGTGCTGGAGCATCATTGCTTGAAAAAGGAATAGACATTTTCAATCTTTCTTTTACTCCGGATATGAGACAAGTTCAAATAGTTGCACTATGTTTAATTATTACTCAAGAAATCGTTTACGTTCTTTGTTTACATGCTTTGGCGTATTGGATTTTCCCTAGGCTAAAGTCATCAATACCTGAACCACCCGCTTTGCTAGAAAATTTATTATCTCTAGAATCTAACTAA